A window of Streptomyces caniferus contains these coding sequences:
- a CDS encoding PadR family transcriptional regulator: protein MSAIRLLVLGAVRQHGRAHGYQVRNDLEYWGAHEWSNAKPGSIYHALKQMAKQGLLLDHDIAPSTAGGPPRTEYELTAAGEAEYFALLRTALSQHDQKLDMLSAGIGFVVDLPRAEAVALLKERVRALEEWRSTVTDYYTPEEGPGRLGHIGEIMNMWVHAADSGAAWTHGLIERIEGGAYVFAGEGEPFVGVLADGQENPYASKDARPDRSRADRPGAAGDGAGDGGTDHGVTAAETH, encoded by the coding sequence ATGTCGGCGATCCGGCTGTTGGTACTGGGCGCCGTGCGGCAGCACGGCCGGGCGCACGGCTATCAGGTGCGCAACGACCTGGAGTACTGGGGCGCCCATGAGTGGTCCAACGCCAAGCCCGGCTCGATCTACCACGCGCTCAAGCAGATGGCGAAGCAAGGGCTGCTGCTCGACCATGACATCGCGCCCAGCACCGCCGGCGGTCCGCCGCGTACCGAGTACGAGCTGACCGCGGCGGGCGAGGCCGAGTACTTCGCGCTGCTGCGCACGGCGCTCTCCCAGCACGACCAGAAGCTCGACATGCTCAGCGCGGGCATCGGCTTCGTCGTGGATCTGCCGCGGGCCGAGGCGGTGGCGCTGCTCAAGGAGCGGGTGCGGGCGCTCGAGGAGTGGCGGAGCACGGTCACCGACTACTACACGCCCGAGGAAGGGCCCGGCCGGCTCGGCCACATCGGCGAGATCATGAACATGTGGGTGCACGCGGCGGACAGCGGTGCCGCGTGGACGCACGGGCTGATCGAGCGGATCGAGGGCGGGGCGTACGTCTTCGCCGGTGAAGGCGAGCCGTTCGTCGGGGTGCTGGCCGACGGGCAGGAGAACCCGTACGCGAGCAAGGACGCGCGCCCGGACCGCTCGCGTGCGGACCGTCCGGGGGCGGCCG